The following are encoded together in the Hoplias malabaricus isolate fHopMal1 chromosome 3, fHopMal1.hap1, whole genome shotgun sequence genome:
- the LOC136692173 gene encoding lysosomal acid lipase/cholesteryl ester hydrolase-like — protein sequence MNISEITRYWGYPAEEFEVVTEDGYILSVNRIPHGIQNKVSQDPRPVVFLQHGLLAAGSNWISNLPSNSIGFLLADAGFDVWLGNSRGNTWSRKHIRLNPKRNQYWKFSRDEMAKKDLPAVINFITKKTAQEKIFYVGHSQGTTIAFMAFSALPELAKKIKMFFALAPVATLSYTTSPMAKLSILPEKWVWGLFGKKDFFPQNELIKFFATKFCTKKHADVLCRNIVFRLFGFDKTNLNMTRIPVYISHSPAGTSVQNMVHWAQALKSGKLMSYDYGKAGNKAHYNQLTPPEYNVKDMMVPTALWSGGEDILANPRDVAKLRTLIPNLVYHCQVLHWGHLDFIWGLDAPQEMYDQMIQLMRVHG from the exons ATGAACATT agtgagatCACCAGGTACTGGGGTTATCCAGCAGAAGAGTTTGAGGTGGTCACTGAGGACGGCTACATACTGAGTGTCAACAGAATCCCACATGGCATCCAAAATAAAGTCTCGCAAG ATCCCAGGCCTGTAGTGTTCCTCCAGCATGGTCTCCTGGCTGCAGGGAGTAACTGGATTTCTAATCTCCCCAGCAACAGCATTGGTTTCCTCCTGGCTGATGCTGGCTTCGATGTGTGGCTGGGTAACAGTCGTGGGAACACATGGTCAAGAAAACATATCAGGCTTAACCCTAAAAGAAATCAATACTGGAAGTTTAG CCGTGATGAAATGGCAAAGAAGGATCTTCCAGCGGTGATAAACTtcatcacaaaaaaaacagcacaggaGAAGATCTTCTATGTTGGCCATTCTCAGGGAACTACTATTG CCTTTATGGCATTTTCAGCATTACCAGAATTGGCTAAGAAAATCAAGATGTTTTTTGCCCTGGCCCCTGTTGCCACACTGTCCTACACAACAAGCCCAATGGCCAAACTCAGCATCCTTCCAGAAAAATGGGTTTGG GGGTTATTTGGCAAGAAAGACTTTTTTCCTCAAAATGAACTCATCAAATTTTTTGCTACAAAATTCTGCACCAAGAAACATGCCGATGTGTTGTGCCGAAACATAGTCTTCCGCCTGTTTGGCTTTGATAAGACGAACCTGAACATG ACAAGAATACCTGTGTATATCTCACACAGCCCAGCTGGAACATCAGTGCAGAACATGGTGCACTGGGCTCAG GCTTTGAAAAGTGGAAAACTCATGTCATATGACTATGGAAAAGCTGGAAATAAGGCACATTACAACCAG TTGACCCCTCCTGAGTACAACGTGAAGGACATGATGGTGCCCACTGCTTTGTGGTCTGGAGGAGAAGACATCTTGGCAAATCCACGGGATGTTGCAAAGTTGCGCACCCTGATTCCAAACCTTGTATACCATTGTCAGGTCTTGCACTGGGGGCATCTGGATTTCATCTGGGGTCTGGATGCTCCACAAGAAATGTATGACCAAATGATCCAACTAATGAGAGTGCATGGGtga